The window TATACTTGCACTATCATGTGTGTGAGTTTTATAATTGTACTATCATGTGTGTGAGTTTCATATCTAGGTATCATGTGTGTGAGTTTCATATCTGAACTCTCATGTGTGTGAGTTTCTTTCCTGAACTGCCGCCGATTAGTTAGCAAAACACACCTAAATTATTAACTGTTTGAGTTTCATACCTAAACTTTCATGTATGTAAGCTTCGTACCTGAACTACCACAGATTATTTAGCAAAACACacttaaattattaattgtttGAGTTTCATACCTGAAGTTTTCTGCCTGTACTACCGCCGACTAGttatcaaaacacacctaaaatattaattgttttgagtttcatacctgaACTTTTATGTGTGTGAGTTCCTACCTGTGCTGCCATTGACTAGTTAGcaaaacacacctaaactattaacTTGTTTGAGTTTCATACCTGAACTATCATGTGTGTGAGTTCCTACCTGAACTACCACTGACTAGTTAGCAAAACACACCTAAACTACtaaatttttgagtttcatacctgaAATTTCTGGTAGGAAAAGTGGGTCATTAATAGTTTAAGTGTGTTTTGCTAACTAGTTGGTGATAGTTCAGGTAGGAAATGCACACTTGATAGTTTAGGTATGAAATACTTTAGGTGTGTGTTTGAACCATTAACTCTTAGCTAAATGGTTTTTCTTTTAACTTCTacgggtctatcgaaaatagtctctcGATCTTTTAAGGTCTGCATACACGCTACTCTACCAAGACCTCACTTTTTTTAACaataagaaaaccaagaaattacgAAAGGTGAAGTCTTTCTTGGAAAGACATGTCATAATGGGGTTCAATTTATAGCTCAATGGGGTTTTAATTCGCATCAGAGGGTCAATTAGAAATAGCTTCTCTAtgtctttgttgttgttgttagttgtTACTGCTTTTATTTCCGTATTCCCTTTTGCAAACTGCTTTGAGATGCattacttgagccgagggtctatcggaaacatcctCTGTGTCTTTACGAGGTAGGGACAAGTtatgtgtacactctaccctccccgaCCCCCAATTATGGGATTGAATGGTGTATGTTGTTGAAAATGTTGATAGTAGGTTCAATTTATTACTATAGTgctttatttcattgttgttacTGCTTTCATTTCTGTATTCCTTTTTGCAAATTGCTTTGAGATACATtacttgagccaggggtctattgGAAATGAAATGTTTCCCTCTTTCTATCTTTATGAAATAGTGGTAAcgtctgcgtacattctaccctctctctgggtatgttgttgttactactttcatttttgttttccctttttcAAACTACTTTGAGATGCGCTACGTCAGCCAGAGGTTCTATCAAAAACATCCTCTCTATCTctacgaggtaggggtaaggtttgcgtatactctaccctccacAGACTCCACTTGTGGAATCACACTGGGGATGTTGATGTTGTAGTTTAATTATTATTgtcaaaatctcattttttttgcCCATTTCTGGGTTGTAGCTAAGTGGGATTTTTTGTTTGATTGAGCAGATAATACTGACAGAGGATATAACACAGTTGGGTAAAAAGGGGGAACTTTTGGACGTTAGAGCTGGATTCTTTAGGAATTATCTGCTACCAACGGGGAAAGCTCAAATTGTGACAGCTGCACTTATCAAGTACAACTTGTTAATTCTCTATGGAGCTTAATTTTTACCATTTGCTTTCATTGCCTTTTAGATTCTTCTTTCATTAGCTACATTTTGTGTTTAGTTAAAAGTTTGCTAATATtgtatcattatcattattcttCTACTGtattactactattattgttCCTTTTACTTGGGTTGTCTTTAGTATTTTTGTTGCGAGTATCCTATCGTATTTTCACTATGTTTTTTACTCTTGTATTTGTCAAACATGTTTTTGAAAACTCCTTTCTTGAGCCGAGTGTAGGGTCtgtcgaaaacaacctttctacctcaCACAAGGTAGGGGTACAATTGAGCCACTTCTGTAACAGCGGGGTAAGAATAAGACACTGCTTTAGCGGGCAAAGTTGTTCCATTTTGCATATCTAGGGGCAGTTTTGAACCTTCAGGAATCTTTGCTTCAACTAATTAGTATGCTACATACGCTTTGCTCATGAGtggaattatgttattactattgcTTGTGTTGTCTAATCAGTCATCTATGTTGATGGATTAGTGCGGAACGGAAATAACATAGTTATACAATATATTTACTCTATGGGGATCCTTTGAACTACTAGTAACTAGCTGATAAGTGAATGTACCCATGGATATACATAACGGTGAGCAGAAGCCGTACCAGAATGATGCCTAATCATTGTCGATATTCCTTGAGCAGAAATATGGTAACTTTGGCTTTAGAACTCATGGTTAGTACAAAAGCTCTACGTTTTTGCTCATTGATTGTGCCTATTATGTTTAATGATCATAAGTTTTAAGTAAGCTCACTTGTTTTAGCAAAATATAACATTGACTATTGATTTGTTTTTAATATCTGGTCCACGTTTGTATAAGTATGGATAATCAACTGGATATAAAGCTTTGGATTTCCTACTGCTTAGTGACgttactcttttttccttactaCTTAGTGACTTGGCCTTTAGCTTTGGGGTGATTAATAGGCCTAACCAGCTGCTAACATTAATCGTGCAATAGTCCTGAAAAAGACATTACAAAATTGCATGCTTCTCTTCTCAGGGAAATGAAGATGGAAGAGGAGAGAATTGAAGCGGAGAAACAACGGGTAAGTAGATTTCTTATTAGTCGAATctgttgaaatttgaaaaactataaatttttaattttcaagtcaCGACCGGATTTGACCTACAGAGAGTCAACAGTTCCATGACGAATGTGGTTTAGTTAAATGTTTAATCTTGAATCCAGGTGAAAGATGAGGCACAACAGCTTGCTCGAATTTTTGAAACTGTTGGAGCCTTCAAGGTGAAGCGTAAGGGTGGGAAAGGAAAGCAAATCTTTGGAAGGTCGGTGAAATACTAAATTTTGATGAGCATCTTGGTGTATATTTGGTCTACCTTTTGACGTCATGTTCATTGCAGTGTCACTGCTCAGGATCTCGTTGATATTATAAAAGCACAGATACAGAGGTACTATTCTCCAATCTTTTCTGCCATAGCATGTAGATAGATAGTAGTAGGCGAGCTAATCACTACTTTTAAGTTCATCGAAGACTGTTAACCAGTATATCGCCCTTCAT of the Capsicum annuum cultivar UCD-10X-F1 chromosome 11, UCD10Xv1.1, whole genome shotgun sequence genome contains:
- the LOC107848249 gene encoding 50S ribosomal protein L9, chloroplastic, which produces MANLSWSSSFCSLAKITNAENTKLSERSSILTIVAQKKTKKIRKIILTEDITQLGKKGELLDVRAGFFRNYLLPTGKAQIVTAALIKEMKMEEERIEAEKQRVKDEAQQLARIFETVGAFKVKRKGGKGKQIFGSVTAQDLVDIIKAQIQRDVDKKIVTLPEIRETGEYIAELKLHPEVTARVRLTVYAN